From Pseudonocardia autotrophica, one genomic window encodes:
- a CDS encoding helix-turn-helix domain-containing protein, whose product MGDGPDLIGRRLREVRAWRGLSLRATAELAGLSASYLSRIERGERPVERRSTVEALAGALRVAPTELTGRPVAPHTPGESEGHAAVEDLRGALRDIELDAVTPESTGGLRTLPELRHDVDRAAAASFACDYRCLGAVLPDLLPRVWAHAGRIDGARTLLIECLFHAFYLAKDLGYRDVGWSIAGHLHRAAEATDDPAWVAIADYMRAEAMVGAHARTRALEAVVRSADALTPDAGPAGQAYGMLRLSAALQSAATGAVDVVPDYLAEAADISRHTGDGNFGGQHFGPRNVAVWRVAMAVEVGEIDRVPELAEAVDVEALPLGRRAWFLMDVGRGLAAQRGRETVAVDTLRQAEELAPQLVHANPFVRETVADLLRRARRDAGGRELRGIAYRMGMGA is encoded by the coding sequence ATGGGTGACGGTCCCGACCTGATCGGCCGCAGGCTCCGCGAGGTGCGGGCCTGGCGCGGGCTCTCGCTGCGAGCGACCGCCGAGCTGGCCGGGTTGTCCGCGTCGTACCTGTCCCGGATCGAGCGGGGCGAGCGCCCGGTGGAACGACGGTCCACGGTCGAGGCGCTCGCCGGCGCGCTGCGGGTCGCGCCGACCGAGCTGACCGGCCGGCCGGTCGCGCCGCACACGCCCGGTGAGTCCGAGGGGCACGCGGCGGTGGAAGACCTGCGCGGCGCGCTGCGCGACATCGAGCTGGACGCCGTCACGCCGGAGTCGACCGGCGGGCTGCGGACGCTGCCGGAGCTCCGGCACGACGTCGATCGGGCCGCGGCGGCGAGCTTCGCCTGCGACTACCGGTGTCTCGGAGCCGTGCTGCCGGACCTCCTGCCCCGCGTCTGGGCCCACGCCGGGCGGATCGACGGCGCCCGGACGCTGCTGATCGAGTGCCTGTTCCACGCGTTCTACCTGGCCAAGGACCTCGGTTACCGAGACGTCGGGTGGTCGATCGCCGGTCACCTGCACCGGGCGGCCGAGGCGACCGACGACCCGGCGTGGGTGGCGATCGCGGACTACATGCGCGCGGAGGCGATGGTCGGGGCGCACGCCCGGACGCGGGCGCTGGAGGCGGTCGTGCGGTCCGCCGACGCGCTCACCCCGGACGCCGGCCCGGCTGGACAGGCTTACGGAATGCTGCGGCTCTCCGCGGCGCTCCAGTCGGCAGCGACGGGCGCGGTCGACGTCGTGCCGGACTACCTCGCCGAGGCGGCCGACATCTCCAGGCACACGGGCGACGGGAACTTCGGCGGCCAGCACTTCGGCCCGCGCAACGTCGCCGTGTGGCGGGTCGCGATGGCGGTCGAGGTGGGCGAGATCGACCGGGTGCCCGAGCTGGCCGAGGCGGTCGACGTCGAGGCGTTGCCGCTGGGCCGGCGTGCGTGGTTCCTCATGGACGTCGGCCGCGGACTGGCCGCCCAGCGGGGGCGTGAGACCGTCGCCGTCGACACGCTGCGCCAGGCCGAGGAACTCGCGCCGCAGCTCGTGCACGCCAACCCGTTCGTCCGCGAGACCGTTGCCGACCTTCTGCGGCGGGCCCGGCGCGACGCCGGCGGCCGGGAGCTGCGCGGCATCGCCTACCGGATGGGCATGGGCGCGTAG
- a CDS encoding lysophospholipid acyltransferase family protein: MLYWWSKFVLLGPLMRVFCRPEIVGAGNVPESGGAILASNHLAVADSFFLPLMLPRRVTFLAKREYFTEPGIRGWFKKQFFSGVGQVPVDRSGGSAARAAMDTAVRLLGEGKLLGIYPEGTRSPDGKLYKGKTGVARMALEGGVPVIPVAMVGTDKVNPIGSKMWRPRKVRIVIGEPIDFSRYEGMAGDRFIERSMTDEIMYNLMELSGQTYVDLYAASVKERAATGAPAPAPARPGTRRPDANVPDSRAS; the protein is encoded by the coding sequence GTGCTGTACTGGTGGTCCAAGTTCGTGCTGCTCGGCCCGCTGATGCGGGTCTTCTGCCGACCCGAGATCGTGGGTGCCGGAAATGTGCCCGAGAGCGGGGGCGCGATCCTCGCCAGCAACCACCTCGCGGTGGCCGACTCGTTCTTCCTGCCGTTGATGTTGCCGCGGCGGGTCACGTTCCTGGCCAAGCGCGAGTACTTCACCGAGCCCGGGATCCGCGGCTGGTTCAAGAAGCAGTTCTTCAGCGGCGTCGGCCAGGTCCCGGTGGACCGCTCCGGCGGCTCGGCCGCGCGGGCCGCGATGGACACCGCCGTGCGGCTGCTCGGTGAGGGCAAGCTGCTGGGCATCTACCCGGAGGGCACCCGCTCCCCGGACGGGAAGCTCTACAAGGGCAAGACCGGCGTCGCCCGGATGGCCCTCGAGGGCGGCGTCCCGGTGATCCCGGTCGCGATGGTCGGCACGGACAAGGTCAACCCGATCGGCTCGAAGATGTGGCGGCCGCGCAAGGTCCGCATCGTGATCGGCGAGCCGATCGACTTCTCCCGCTACGAGGGCATGGCCGGCGACCGGTTCATCGAGCGGTCGATGACCGACGAGATCATGTACAACCTGATGGAGCTCTCCGGCCAGACCTACGTCGACCTGTACGCCGCGTCGGTCAAGGAGCGCGCGGCGACCGGTGCGCCGGCCCCCGCACCCGCCCGGCCCGGCACCCGCCGTCCGGACGCGAACGTGCCCGACTCCCGCGCCAGCTGA
- a CDS encoding ROK family protein, translating to MTRPLTVGVDVGGTSVRAGIVGDDGDVLDTVSAPTPGTDDALEAAIAGAVDELRRRHPVSAVGLALAGFVDAGRGLVRYAPHLSWRDAPVAQRISDRLGGLPVVVEHDANSAALAERRYGAAAGASAAVVIALGTGIGGALLLDGELYRGAYGVAPELGHLRVVPDGRSCPCGKRGCWERYCSGTALAATALELISGAHPPGPSALVREAAQDPGRITGRRVGAAAREGDPIAKAAMVELGHWLGEGLSLVADVFDPDLVVIAGGVSVSAPQFLDAAREHYARIATGAGNRPLARIRTAQLGAAAAVVGAATLAREAFG from the coding sequence GTGACCCGCCCCCTCACCGTCGGGGTCGACGTGGGAGGGACCAGCGTGCGGGCCGGGATCGTCGGCGACGACGGCGACGTCCTGGACACCGTCTCGGCTCCCACCCCCGGCACCGACGACGCGCTGGAGGCCGCCATCGCCGGCGCGGTCGACGAGCTGCGCCGCAGGCACCCGGTGTCCGCGGTCGGGCTCGCGCTGGCCGGCTTCGTCGACGCCGGACGCGGCCTGGTCCGCTACGCCCCGCACCTGTCCTGGCGGGACGCCCCGGTCGCGCAGCGGATCTCGGACCGCCTGGGCGGGCTTCCGGTCGTCGTCGAGCACGACGCCAACTCGGCCGCGCTGGCCGAGCGCCGCTACGGGGCCGCGGCGGGCGCGTCCGCCGCGGTGGTGATCGCGCTCGGCACCGGGATCGGCGGGGCCCTGCTGCTCGACGGCGAGCTGTACCGCGGCGCCTACGGCGTCGCGCCCGAGCTGGGGCACCTGCGCGTCGTGCCGGACGGCCGCTCCTGCCCGTGCGGCAAGCGTGGTTGCTGGGAGCGCTACTGCAGCGGCACCGCGCTGGCCGCGACCGCTCTGGAACTGATCTCCGGCGCGCATCCGCCCGGTCCGTCGGCGCTGGTCAGGGAGGCCGCACAGGATCCGGGCCGGATCACCGGCAGGCGGGTCGGTGCGGCGGCCCGGGAGGGCGACCCGATCGCCAAGGCCGCGATGGTCGAGCTGGGCCACTGGCTGGGGGAGGGATTGTCACTGGTCGCCGACGTGTTCGATCCGGACCTGGTGGTGATCGCGGGCGGGGTGTCGGTGTCGGCGCCGCAGTTCCTCGACGCGGCCCGCGAGCACTACGCCCGGATCGCCACCGGCGCCGGCAACCGGCCGCTCGCCCGGATCCGTACCGCGCAGCTCGGCGCCGCCGCGGCGGTCGTGGGTGCTGCGACGCTGGCCCGGGAGGCCTTCGGCTGA
- a CDS encoding ArsA family ATPase, whose amino-acid sequence MRVVLFTGKGGVGKTTLAAATAALLAGAGRSALVVSTDPAHSLGDALDAELGSDPTPVAENLWAAHIEARHLLEGAWGELQGHLRTMLAGAGVDELVADELTVLPGVEDLLALVEVQRFADSGEYDVVVVDCGPTAETLRLLTLPEALSGYLERLFPAHRRAVRGLVANLAGAKNDGAGWERTVAALGALADQLAGLRALLADRSRTSIRLVLTPERVVAAETRRTLTALALHELRVDALMANRVMPGPPRSLRGPAARWLRERATEQQVVLRELEQLAADVPVTAVRYTAAEPTGVGALRELARSIYGDRDPAGAAEETAPRPLMELRRTAGQGVSADTEFELDVALPGAEDAPLDLARVGDDMVVGIGFSRRMVSLPSVLRRCEATGARLEGTGAQARLVITFVPDPGTWMTS is encoded by the coding sequence GTGCGCGTCGTGCTGTTCACCGGCAAGGGCGGGGTCGGCAAGACCACCCTCGCCGCAGCCACTGCCGCGCTGCTCGCCGGGGCCGGCCGGTCGGCGCTGGTCGTGTCTACCGATCCCGCGCACTCACTGGGCGACGCGCTCGACGCCGAGCTGGGCTCCGACCCCACTCCGGTCGCGGAGAACCTGTGGGCGGCACACATCGAGGCCCGGCACCTCCTCGAGGGCGCCTGGGGTGAGCTGCAGGGGCACCTGCGCACCATGCTGGCCGGTGCCGGGGTGGACGAACTGGTCGCCGACGAGCTGACCGTGCTGCCGGGCGTCGAGGATCTGCTCGCGCTGGTCGAGGTGCAGCGGTTCGCCGACTCCGGGGAGTACGACGTCGTCGTCGTCGACTGCGGGCCGACCGCGGAGACGCTGCGTCTGCTCACCCTGCCCGAGGCACTCTCGGGTTACCTGGAGCGGCTGTTCCCGGCGCACCGTCGGGCGGTCCGCGGGCTGGTCGCGAACCTCGCGGGTGCGAAGAACGACGGTGCGGGCTGGGAGCGCACGGTCGCCGCGCTGGGTGCGCTGGCCGACCAGCTCGCCGGGCTGCGTGCGCTGCTCGCCGACCGCTCCCGGACCTCGATCCGGCTGGTGCTCACCCCGGAGCGGGTGGTCGCCGCGGAGACCCGCCGCACGCTGACCGCGCTCGCGCTGCACGAGCTCCGGGTGGACGCGCTGATGGCGAACCGGGTGATGCCCGGCCCGCCGCGGTCGCTGCGCGGGCCGGCGGCCCGCTGGCTGCGCGAGCGGGCCACCGAGCAGCAGGTGGTGCTGCGCGAGCTGGAGCAGCTCGCCGCGGACGTGCCGGTCACCGCGGTCCGCTACACCGCCGCCGAGCCGACCGGCGTCGGGGCGCTGCGCGAGCTGGCCCGTTCGATCTACGGCGACCGGGATCCGGCCGGGGCGGCCGAGGAGACCGCGCCGCGGCCGCTGATGGAGCTGCGCCGCACCGCGGGACAGGGCGTCTCCGCCGACACCGAGTTCGAGCTGGACGTCGCGCTCCCCGGCGCCGAGGACGCACCGCTGGACCTGGCCCGGGTCGGTGACGACATGGTCGTCGGCATCGGTTTCTCCCGGCGGATGGTCTCGCTGCCCTCGGTCCTGCGGCGCTGCGAGGCCACCGGCGCCCGGCTGGAGGGGACCGGCGCGCAGGCCCGCCTGGTGATCACCTTCGTGCCCGATCCCGGTACCTGGATGACGTCGTGA
- a CDS encoding SRPBCC family protein yields MADATTSSIHIGAPPDQVMAVIADFASYPEWTDQITAVEILDPGSGDRASQVRFSMDAGAIKDSYTLDYTWADDDLSVWWTLVKGGIQKAQDGVYRLEPEGSGTTVTYELSVEVNFPMIGMLRRKAEKVIIDAALKGLKRRVEKG; encoded by the coding sequence ATGGCCGACGCGACCACGTCCTCGATCCACATCGGTGCCCCGCCGGACCAGGTGATGGCGGTGATCGCCGACTTCGCGTCGTACCCGGAGTGGACCGATCAGATCACAGCGGTCGAGATCCTCGACCCGGGCAGCGGTGACCGCGCCTCCCAGGTGCGGTTCTCGATGGACGCCGGCGCGATCAAGGACTCGTACACGCTGGACTACACCTGGGCCGACGACGACCTGTCGGTCTGGTGGACCCTGGTCAAGGGCGGCATCCAGAAGGCGCAGGACGGCGTCTACCGGCTGGAGCCGGAGGGCTCCGGGACGACGGTCACCTACGAGCTGTCCGTCGAGGTCAACTTCCCGATGATCGGGATGCTCCGCCGCAAGGCCGAGAAGGTGATCATCGACGCGGCGCTGAAGGGGCTGAAGCGGCGGGTCGAGAAGGGCTGA
- a CDS encoding metallophosphoesterase family protein, giving the protein MRLHVVSDIHGNTRALARAAAGADGLLVLGDLLEFVDYRDPENGIISRLLGSGIAAEFGRMRRIGAPRAQVQGLLERSWSRFADPAAAVTEAVAEQYAEIFGVLGALDVPVWAIPGNVDMPHAWPDVDGVVRADGRVIGIGGRRIGFLGGVPLPPGVDPRRSGPWQPYFLRHEDWTARLDALGPADLLCTHVPPDVPVLTYDVVTRRGEIASAPLAARIRAEQPTHALFGHVHQPLHRRTRIGRTECVNVGHFRALEQPCVLHL; this is encoded by the coding sequence GTGCGGTTGCACGTCGTCTCCGACATCCACGGGAACACCCGCGCACTGGCCCGCGCCGCCGCCGGGGCGGACGGCCTGCTCGTGCTCGGCGACCTGCTGGAGTTCGTCGACTACCGGGACCCGGAGAACGGGATCATCTCCCGGCTGCTCGGCTCCGGGATCGCCGCCGAGTTCGGCCGTATGCGCCGGATCGGCGCCCCCCGCGCCCAGGTGCAGGGCCTGCTCGAACGGTCCTGGAGCCGGTTCGCCGATCCGGCCGCCGCCGTCACCGAGGCCGTCGCCGAGCAGTACGCCGAGATCTTCGGGGTGCTCGGCGCCCTGGACGTCCCGGTCTGGGCGATTCCCGGCAACGTCGACATGCCGCACGCCTGGCCGGACGTCGACGGGGTGGTGCGCGCGGACGGGCGGGTGATCGGGATCGGCGGGCGCCGGATCGGTTTCCTCGGCGGGGTGCCGCTCCCGCCCGGCGTCGACCCGCGCCGGAGCGGGCCGTGGCAGCCGTACTTCCTGCGGCACGAGGACTGGACCGCCCGGCTCGACGCGCTCGGCCCGGCCGACCTGCTCTGCACCCACGTCCCGCCGGACGTCCCGGTGCTGACCTACGACGTCGTCACCCGGCGGGGCGAGATCGCCAGCGCCCCGCTGGCCGCGCGGATCCGCGCCGAACAGCCGACGCACGCGCTGTTCGGGCACGTCCACCAGCCGTTGCACCGGCGTACCCGGATCGGCCGGACGGAGTGCGTCAACGTCGGCCACTTCCGCGCTCTCGAGCAGCCCTGCGTGCTGCACCTGTGA
- a CDS encoding polyketide cyclase / dehydrase and lipid transport, producing the protein MQSGAAAPPSVDVVDETFLAVPRERVAAEFADPGRWPSYWPDLSPQIAHDRGPAGIRWTVTGALTGTMEVWCEQVLDGTVLHFFLRASPEPAAGPGRSRSRSWGRSRAESDRRHREFKAHAFALKRRLEAGRRAGVAPDGGR; encoded by the coding sequence GTGCAGTCAGGGGCGGCCGCGCCGCCGTCGGTGGACGTCGTCGACGAGACGTTCCTGGCCGTCCCCCGGGAGCGGGTGGCGGCCGAGTTCGCCGATCCGGGCCGCTGGCCGTCCTACTGGCCGGATCTGAGCCCGCAGATCGCGCACGACCGCGGTCCGGCCGGGATCCGCTGGACCGTCACCGGTGCGCTCACCGGGACGATGGAGGTCTGGTGCGAGCAGGTGCTCGACGGCACCGTGCTGCACTTCTTCCTACGTGCCTCGCCCGAGCCCGCGGCCGGCCCGGGCCGGAGCCGGAGCAGGAGCTGGGGTCGGAGCCGGGCCGAGTCGGACCGGCGGCACCGCGAGTTCAAGGCGCACGCGTTCGCGCTGAAGCGCCGGCTGGAGGCCGGGCGCCGGGCCGGGGTCGCTCCGGACGGGGGTCGCTGA
- a CDS encoding AMP-dependent synthetase/ligase produces MREYSVPATVSVGADESVSDAVFENAAQHAAEVLYRRKGADGAWSDITAAEFAEQVTRVAAGLIAAGTQAGDRIALLSRTRYEWTLFDYAILAAGGVTVPIYETSSPDQISWILSDSGAVGIVVETAEHTASVEKVRADVPELRHIWQIDPSAAAPDSPSAIEQLSGLGSDTADDVVHERRNAVRADDLATLIYTSGTTGRPKGCELTHRNLLSECRTIASTIPDLLSHGGSVLLFLPLAHVFGKAIQCGALTTRTVVGHSPDVKNLLPDLAEFKPTFLLAVPRVFEKVYNGARLRAHNDGKARIFDAAADTAIAYSEAIDSGGPGFVLKAKHALFDKLVYGKLRAAVGGNVTAAVSGSAPLGARLGHFFRGIGLPVLEGYGLTETTAGITLNTLDAQRVGSVGRPVPGCAVRIAEDGEVMLRGDIVFQGYWHNEDASKESLESDGWFHSGDIGELDDAGFLTITGRKKEIIVTAGGKNVAPAVLEDRLRAHPLVGQCIVVGDQKPFISALVTIDPEALPGWRERNGKPEGAGGSASDLIDDPELRGEIAAAVEEANQAVSRAEQIRKFRILPADFSEAGGELTPTMKVKRKVVVDTYSGEIEALYAGASAERG; encoded by the coding sequence GTGCGTGAGTACAGCGTCCCCGCCACGGTGTCCGTGGGTGCCGACGAGTCGGTCTCCGATGCCGTCTTCGAGAACGCCGCGCAACATGCCGCGGAGGTCCTCTACCGCCGCAAGGGTGCCGACGGCGCGTGGAGCGACATCACGGCCGCCGAGTTCGCCGAGCAGGTCACCCGGGTCGCCGCCGGCCTGATCGCGGCCGGGACGCAGGCGGGTGACCGGATCGCACTGCTGTCCCGTACCCGCTACGAGTGGACCCTGTTCGACTACGCGATCCTCGCCGCGGGCGGGGTGACCGTCCCGATCTACGAGACGTCCTCGCCGGACCAGATCTCCTGGATCCTCTCCGACTCCGGCGCCGTCGGGATCGTCGTCGAGACGGCCGAGCACACCGCGTCGGTGGAGAAGGTCCGGGCCGACGTGCCCGAGCTCCGGCACATCTGGCAGATCGACCCCTCGGCAGCGGCGCCGGACAGCCCGTCCGCGATCGAGCAGCTGAGCGGGCTCGGTTCGGACACCGCCGACGACGTGGTGCACGAGCGCCGCAACGCCGTGCGCGCCGACGACCTCGCCACGCTGATCTACACCTCGGGCACCACCGGCCGCCCCAAGGGTTGCGAGCTGACCCACCGCAACCTGCTCAGCGAGTGCCGCACGATCGCCTCGACGATCCCGGACCTGCTCTCGCACGGCGGCTCGGTGCTGCTGTTCCTGCCGCTCGCGCACGTGTTCGGCAAGGCCATCCAGTGCGGCGCGCTGACCACCCGCACCGTGGTCGGGCACAGCCCGGACGTGAAGAACCTGCTGCCCGATCTGGCCGAGTTCAAGCCGACCTTCCTGCTCGCGGTGCCGCGGGTGTTCGAGAAGGTCTACAACGGCGCCCGGCTGCGGGCGCACAACGACGGCAAGGCCCGGATCTTCGACGCCGCCGCCGACACCGCGATCGCCTACTCCGAGGCGATCGACTCCGGCGGGCCGGGGTTCGTCCTCAAGGCCAAGCACGCACTGTTCGACAAGCTGGTCTACGGCAAGCTCCGGGCCGCGGTCGGCGGCAACGTCACCGCCGCGGTGTCCGGCTCGGCGCCGCTCGGTGCCCGGCTCGGCCACTTCTTCCGCGGCATCGGACTGCCGGTGCTGGAGGGCTACGGCCTGACCGAGACCACCGCCGGCATCACCCTGAACACGCTCGACGCCCAGCGGGTCGGCTCGGTCGGGCGCCCGGTGCCGGGCTGCGCCGTCCGGATCGCCGAGGACGGCGAGGTCATGCTCCGCGGCGACATCGTCTTCCAGGGGTACTGGCACAACGAGGACGCCTCGAAGGAGTCCCTGGAGAGCGACGGCTGGTTCCACTCCGGCGACATCGGCGAGCTCGACGACGCGGGCTTCCTGACCATCACCGGTCGCAAGAAGGAGATCATCGTCACCGCCGGCGGCAAGAACGTCGCCCCGGCGGTGCTCGAGGACCGGCTGCGGGCGCACCCGCTGGTCGGCCAGTGCATCGTGGTCGGCGACCAGAAGCCGTTCATCTCGGCGCTGGTCACCATCGACCCGGAGGCGCTGCCCGGCTGGCGTGAGCGCAACGGCAAGCCGGAGGGCGCCGGCGGGTCCGCCTCGGACCTGATCGACGACCCGGAGCTGCGCGGGGAGATCGCCGCCGCGGTCGAGGAGGCCAACCAGGCGGTGTCGCGGGCCGAGCAGATCCGCAAGTTCCGGATCCTGCCCGCGGACTTCAGCGAGGCAGGCGGTGAGCTGACGCCGACCATGAAGGTCAAGCGCAAGGTCGTCGTCGACACCTACTCCGGCGAGATCGAGGCGCTCTACGCCGGAGCCTCCGCCGAGCGGGGCTGA